The uncultured Campylobacter sp. nucleotide sequence AAGTGCCGATGCGACGCACCGGCACACATTTGTATGCGAAATTTTAAAATTCCGCGATTTATTTGAGTTCGACTTTAGCACCTGCTTCTTCAAGCTCTTTTTTAGCCTTCTCGGCGTCTTCTTTGTTAAGTCCCTCTTTAAGAACGGACGGAGTAGCCTCGGTAGCGTCTTTGGCTTCTTTTAGACCAAGACCCGTTAAGGCGCGAACAACCTTAATTACGTTGATTTTCTTGTCACCCGCATCAAGCAATACGACGTCGAATTCCGTTTTCTCTTCAGCCGCTGCCGCACCTGCGCCGCCAACACCTGCGCCGCCGGCTACCATAACCGGAGCTGCGCTTACGCCGAATTTTTCCTCGAATTCTTTAACTAGCTCGCTAAGCTCTAGCACCGAAAGATTAGAGATATACTCTAAAACGTCTTCTTTTGAAATTGCCATTTTATTCTCCTAAATTTTAATTAAGCGCTAGCTTCTTTTTTCTGCTTAAGCGCATTTAAGCCGATCGTAAAATTTTGAATCGGCGCATTCCATACTTGAAGTAGCATCGCTATAAGCTCGTCTCTCGAAGGCATCTTCGAAAGCGCTCTAACCTTATCTATGCCAGCTACTTCTCCATCTATATGAGCGGTCTTAAGCTTAAAAATTTC carries:
- the rplL gene encoding 50S ribosomal protein L7/L12, which gives rise to MAISKEDVLEYISNLSVLELSELVKEFEEKFGVSAAPVMVAGGAGVGGAGAAAAEEKTEFDVVLLDAGDKKINVIKVVRALTGLGLKEAKDATEATPSVLKEGLNKEDAEKAKKELEEAGAKVELK